In the Diachasmimorpha longicaudata isolate KC_UGA_2023 chromosome 1, iyDiaLong2, whole genome shotgun sequence genome, one interval contains:
- the LOC135162934 gene encoding cohesin subunit SA-2 isoform X2: MMHRRGGKRIRMDDPVPPEYQEPMTPMTPMTDSTDTADNYGGYSTYQAPQTPIHTPISDHLSETYGSPSTSHHQYQDALSNEPQFEQPVTPATPNMRITRNTRARMRGGAVSQPKYREVDTDYIPSQPASKPRGGGGGRGRTKKFIIPATSEDEQSLYFVIKNNRNSLTSIVDDWIEKYKTNRGNALLLLMQFFINASGCKGKITPDMQTSMEHVAIIRRMTEEFDEESGEYPLIMTGQPWKKFRSNFCEFVQILVRQCQYSIIYDQFLMDNVISLLTGLSDSQVRAFRHTATLAAMKLMTALVDVALTVSVNLDNTQRQYESERQKAREKRAADRLESLMSKRKELEENMDEIKNMLTYMFKSVFVHRYRDTLPEIRAICMAEIGVWMKKFHQNFLDDSYLKYIGWTLHDKVGEVRLKCLQALQPLYASEELKAKLELFTSKFKDRIVAMTLDKEYDVAVQAVKLVISILKHHREILTDKDCEHVYELVYSSHRAVAQAAGEFLNERLFTPDEEAVAGVKTKRGKKRLPNTPLIRDLVLFFIESELHEHGAYLVDSLIETNQMMKDWECMTDLLLEEAGPEEEALDNQKETSLIELMVCCIKQAATGEAPVGRGPTRKILSAKEQKQVSDDKQRLTEHFIVTLPLLLDKYRADPEKLANLLAIPQYFELDIYVKSRQERNLEALLEKVKGIVEKMHDTDVLETAARTLEYMCVETHAKFSQCDTARRTLIDSIVNKFKEAIDDYRNLIDGAETPDEDEIFNVVQSLKKVAIFYSCHDMNGWDIWDPLYKNIEDAKDPQRSFPEEATKYCISGCFFSILWGQNHLLEANDLGTRGEDEARDLYRYLHTFMDAMRYFVAGEGHRMAVPLREEAYNTICDLLVMFCNQLNSNPNPLLHRLVYEPDQDMQDMLNKFIQDYVFFDEDEEDHDEHSKIEELHKRRNFLASYCKLIVYNMIPTKSAADVFKHYVRYYNDYGDIIKTTLGKARDINKVNCALTMQLSLNKLYNDVILEKGSSRTIDDITPIKELAKRFALSFGLDAVKNREAITALHRAGILFAITPPDGEELDPTGPPPNLPYLEILLEFTNKLLRQDKKVVLTFLDLKLPAGMPSSRGEDWQPLLMYRNSLLHGETDQVPVTSKRAYTRRKKDLLIEEDAEEADEGSDHEFMGKQKKKRTTKKISPSGTKTPGRPKALNFFDNGDAQSIPQSPGHMADNSLSPPQDIDNRFKAMQIQGRIRRSQDQSEPRELRRTQRNSGRYVEGQYMESDSE, translated from the exons ATGATGCATCGACGCGGAGGCAAGAGGATCCGAATGGATGATCCTGTACCACCAGAGTACCAGGAACCAATGACACCGATGACGCCAATGACTGATAGTACGGACACGGCGGATAATTATGGGGGTTATTCAACTTATCAAGCACCACAGACACCAATTCACACTCCGAT CTCAGACCACTTGTCGGAAACTTACGGTTCTCCGAGTACGTCTCACCACCAATACCAGGATGCCCTCTCAAACGAGCCCCAGTTCGAGCAACCAGTGACTCCAGCTACCCCCAACATGAGAATAACCAGAAATACTCGTGCCAGAATGCGTGGAGGTGCAGTCAGCCAACCAAAATATCGAGAAGTTGACACGGACTACATTCCTTCTCAGCCAGCTTCAAAGCCTCGAGGAGGTGGAGGTGGTCGAGGTCGtactaaaaaatttatcattcctGCGACATCTGAGGATGAACAGAGCCTTTATTTCGTCATCAAGAATAATCGCAACTCCCTCACGAGTATTGTTGACGATTGGATTGAAAAGTACAAGACAAATCGTGGCAATGCACTTCTCCTTCTGATGCAATTCTTCATAAATGCTAGTGGCTGCAAGGGAAAAATCACTCCGGATATGCAGACGTCGATGGAGCACGTGGCGATTATTCGTCGAATGACTGAAGAATTCGACGAAGAAAGTGGAGAATATCCTCTCATTATGACTGGACAACCGTGGAAAAAATTTCGTTcaaatttttgtgaatttgTGCAAATTCTGGTGCGACAATGCCAGTACTCCATAATCTATGATCAGTTCCTTATGGACAATGTCATTTCTTTACTGACCGGTTTATCAGATTCTCAAGTTCGAGCATTTCGTCACACAGCCACACTAGCTGCTATGAAACTTATGACAGCTCTAGTAGACGTGGCCCTCACGGTGTCGGTCAATTTGGACAATACCCAGAGGCAGTATGAGTCGGAGAGGCAGAAGGCTAGAGAGAAGAGAGCAGCTGATAGACTGGAATCTCTCATGTCCAAGCGCAAAGAACTCGAGGAGAACATGGACGAAATAAAGAACATGTTGACATACATGTTCAAATCAGTATTCGTTCATAGGTATAGAGATACACTCCCTGAGATTCGGGCAATCTGTATGGCGGAGATTGGCGTGTGGATGAAGAAATTTCATCAGAATTTTCTGGACGACTCTTATTTAAAGTACATTGGCTGGACACTTCACGATAAAGTTGGTGAGGTCAGGCTAAAATGCCTACAGGCACTGCAGCCACTCTATGCATCTGAGGAACTCAAAGCTAAGCTCGAGCTTTTCACAAGTAAATTCAAGGATAGAATAGTGGCTATGACCCTCGATAAAGAGTACGACGTAGCAGTTCAGGCTGTTAAACTTGTGATATCAATTTTGAAGCATCATCGAGAAATTTTAACTGATAAAGACTGTGAGCATGTCTACGAGCTTGTTTATTCCTCTCACAGAGCAGTTGCCCAAGCAGCTGGTGAATTTCTCAACGAGAGATTATTCACTCCTGATGAAGAGGCAGTTGCTGGAGTTAAGACCAAGAGAGGAAAGAAGAGATTGCCTAATACTCCTCTTATTAGAGATCTtgttctcttttttattgagtCAGAGCTGCATGAGCATGGGGCATATCTCGTGGACTCGCTCATTGAGACAAATCAAATGATGAAGGATTGGGAGTGTATGACTGATTTACTCCTTGAGGAAGCTGGACCTGAGGAGGAGGCATTGGACAATCAAAAGGAGACGTCATTGATCGAGTTGATGGTTTGCTGCATCAAGCAAGCAGCTACGGGAGAGGCCCCTGTTGGTCGGGGCCCCAccagaaaaattctctcagctaaagagcaaaaacaagtCTCTGATGACAAGCAGAGGCTCACTGAACACTTCATTGTCAcacttcctcttcttcttgaCAAATATCGTGCTGATCCTGAAAAATTAGCTAATTTACTCGCTATTCCTCAATACTTTGAGCTCGACATTTACGTCAAATCCAGGCAGGAGAGAAACCTTGAGGCACTTCTGGAGAAAGTCAAGGGAATTGTCGAGAAAATGCATGACACTGATGTCTTGGAGACTGCAGCCAGAACACTGGAGTACATGTGTGTGGAGACTCATGCAAAATTTTCACAGTGCGATACTGCAAGAAGAACTCTTATTGATTCAATCGTTAACAAGTTCAAAGAGGCCATTGATGATTACAGAAATCTCATTGATGGTGCTGAAACACCTGACGaggatgaaattttcaatgttgtGCAATCTTTGAAGAAGGTCGCCATTTTTTACAGCTGTCATGATATGAATGGTTGGGATATATGGGACCCTTtgtacaaaaatattgaagatgCTAAGGATCCCCAGAGGAGCTTTCCTGAAGAAGCAACTAAATACTGCATCAGTGGATGTTTCTTCTCCATTCTTTGGGGACAAAATCATTTACTTGAGGCCAATGATCTTGGAACGAGGGGAGAGGATGAGGCCAGAGATCTTTACAGATATTTACATACTTTCATGGATGCTATGAGATATTTTGTAGCTGGTGAGGGTCACAGAATGGCCGTACCTCTTCGTGAAGAAGCCTATAATACCATTTGCGATCTTCTCGTAATGTTTTGCAATCAACTCAATAGCAATCCCAATCCTCTCCTCCACAGACTTGTCTACGAGCCCGATCAGGATATGCAGGACatgttgaataaattcatcCAAGATTACGTGTTCTTCGATGAGGACGAGGAGGATCATGACGAGCACTCGAAGATTGAGGAGCTGCACAAaaggagaaattttttggcTAGCTATTGCAAACTTATTGTCTATAACATGATACCAACAAAATCAGCTGCCGATGTATTCAAGCACTACGTAAGATACTACAATGATTATGGAGATATAATCAAGACCACTCTAGGGAAGGCCAGGGACATAAATAAGGTCAACTGCGCACTCACCATGCAGCTGAGTCTCAATAAACTTTACAACGATGTTATTTTGGAGAAGGGAAGCAGTAGAACTATCGATGACATAACGCCCATCAAAGAATTGGCCAAGAGATTTGCACTTTCGTTTGGGCTCGatgctgtgaaaaataggGAAGCCATTACTGCTCTTCACCGAGCTGGTATTCTATTCGCGATTACACCGCCTGATGGGGAAGAACTCGATCCTACTGGACCACCACCAAATCTTCCTTACTTGGAGATTTTACTAGAGTTCACGAATAAATTACTGAGACAGGATAAAAAAGTGGTACTGACGTTTTTAGATCTTAAACTTCCTGCTGGAATGCCCTCGTCAAGGGGTGAGGATTGGCAGCCCTTGTTGATGTATAGAAATAGCTTGCTGCACGGAGAAACCGATCAGGTACCTGTTACCAGTAAGAGGGCGTATACCAGACGTAAAAAGGATCTGTTAattg AAGAAGATGCTGAGGAAGCTGATGAGGGTTCTGATCATGAATTTATGGG TAAGCAGAAGAAGAAaagaacaacgaaaaaaatatc TCCAAGTGGAACAAAAACCCCAGGGCGCCCCAAagccttgaatttttttgacaacGGTGATGCTCAGAGCATTCCCCAATCCCCTGGACATATGGCTGATAACTCACTGAGTCCACCACAAGATATTGATAACAGATTTAAAGCAATGCAGATTCAAGGAAGAAT TCGTCGAAGTCAGGATCAGTCAGAGCCTAGGGAGCTCAGAAGAACACAAAGAAATTCTGGAAGATATGTTGAAGGACAATACATG GAGTCCGATTCAGAATAA
- the LOC135162934 gene encoding cohesin subunit SA-1 isoform X6: MMHRRGGKRIRMDDPVPPEYQEPMTPMTPMTDSTDTADNYGGYSTYQAPQTPIHTPISDHLSETYGSPSTSHHQYQDALSNEPQFEQPVTPATPNMRITRNTRARMRGGAVSQPKYREVDTDYIPSQPASKPRGGGGGRGRTKKFIIPATSEDEQSLYFVIKNNRNSLTSIVDDWIEKYKTNRGNALLLLMQFFINASGCKGKITPDMQTSMEHVAIIRRMTEEFDEESGEYPLIMTGQPWKKFRSNFCEFVQILVRQCQYSIIYDQFLMDNVISLLTGLSDSQVRAFRHTATLAAMKLMTALVDVALTVSVNLDNTQRQYESERQKAREKRAADRLESLMSKRKELEENMDEIKNMLTYMFKSVFVHRYRDTLPEIRAICMAEIGVWMKKFHQNFLDDSYLKYIGWTLHDKVGEVRLKCLQALQPLYASEELKAKLELFTSKFKDRIVAMTLDKEYDVAVQAVKLVISILKHHREILTDKDCEHVYELVYSSHRAVAQAAGEFLNERLFTPDEEAVAGVKTKRGKKRLPNTPLIRDLVLFFIESELHEHGAYLVDSLIETNQMMKDWECMTDLLLEEAGPEEEALDNQKETSLIELMVCCIKQAATGEAPVGRGPTRKILSAKEQKQVSDDKQRLTEHFIVTLPLLLDKYRADPEKLANLLAIPQYFELDIYVKSRQERNLEALLEKVKGIVEKMHDTDVLETAARTLEYMCVETHAKFSQCDTARRTLIDSIVNKFKEAIDDYRNLIDGAETPDEDEIFNVVQSLKKVAIFYSCHDMNGWDIWDPLYKNIEDAKDPQRSFPEEATKYCISGCFFSILWGQNHLLEANDLGTRGEDEARDLYRYLHTFMDAMRYFVAGEGHRMAVPLREEAYNTICDLLVMFCNQLNSNPNPLLHRLVYEPDQDMQDMLNKFIQDYVFFDEDEEDHDEHSKIEELHKRRNFLASYCKLIVYNMIPTKSAADVFKHYVRYYNDYGDIIKTTLGKARDINKVNCALTMQLSLNKLYNDVILEKGSSRTIDDITPIKELAKRFALSFGLDAVKNREAITALHRAGILFAITPPDGEELDPTGPPPNLPYLEILLEFTNKLLRQDKKVVLTFLDLKLPAGMPSSRGEDWQPLLMYRNSLLHGETDQVPVTSKRAYTRRKKDLLIEEDAEEADEGSDHEFMGNR, from the exons ATGATGCATCGACGCGGAGGCAAGAGGATCCGAATGGATGATCCTGTACCACCAGAGTACCAGGAACCAATGACACCGATGACGCCAATGACTGATAGTACGGACACGGCGGATAATTATGGGGGTTATTCAACTTATCAAGCACCACAGACACCAATTCACACTCCGAT CTCAGACCACTTGTCGGAAACTTACGGTTCTCCGAGTACGTCTCACCACCAATACCAGGATGCCCTCTCAAACGAGCCCCAGTTCGAGCAACCAGTGACTCCAGCTACCCCCAACATGAGAATAACCAGAAATACTCGTGCCAGAATGCGTGGAGGTGCAGTCAGCCAACCAAAATATCGAGAAGTTGACACGGACTACATTCCTTCTCAGCCAGCTTCAAAGCCTCGAGGAGGTGGAGGTGGTCGAGGTCGtactaaaaaatttatcattcctGCGACATCTGAGGATGAACAGAGCCTTTATTTCGTCATCAAGAATAATCGCAACTCCCTCACGAGTATTGTTGACGATTGGATTGAAAAGTACAAGACAAATCGTGGCAATGCACTTCTCCTTCTGATGCAATTCTTCATAAATGCTAGTGGCTGCAAGGGAAAAATCACTCCGGATATGCAGACGTCGATGGAGCACGTGGCGATTATTCGTCGAATGACTGAAGAATTCGACGAAGAAAGTGGAGAATATCCTCTCATTATGACTGGACAACCGTGGAAAAAATTTCGTTcaaatttttgtgaatttgTGCAAATTCTGGTGCGACAATGCCAGTACTCCATAATCTATGATCAGTTCCTTATGGACAATGTCATTTCTTTACTGACCGGTTTATCAGATTCTCAAGTTCGAGCATTTCGTCACACAGCCACACTAGCTGCTATGAAACTTATGACAGCTCTAGTAGACGTGGCCCTCACGGTGTCGGTCAATTTGGACAATACCCAGAGGCAGTATGAGTCGGAGAGGCAGAAGGCTAGAGAGAAGAGAGCAGCTGATAGACTGGAATCTCTCATGTCCAAGCGCAAAGAACTCGAGGAGAACATGGACGAAATAAAGAACATGTTGACATACATGTTCAAATCAGTATTCGTTCATAGGTATAGAGATACACTCCCTGAGATTCGGGCAATCTGTATGGCGGAGATTGGCGTGTGGATGAAGAAATTTCATCAGAATTTTCTGGACGACTCTTATTTAAAGTACATTGGCTGGACACTTCACGATAAAGTTGGTGAGGTCAGGCTAAAATGCCTACAGGCACTGCAGCCACTCTATGCATCTGAGGAACTCAAAGCTAAGCTCGAGCTTTTCACAAGTAAATTCAAGGATAGAATAGTGGCTATGACCCTCGATAAAGAGTACGACGTAGCAGTTCAGGCTGTTAAACTTGTGATATCAATTTTGAAGCATCATCGAGAAATTTTAACTGATAAAGACTGTGAGCATGTCTACGAGCTTGTTTATTCCTCTCACAGAGCAGTTGCCCAAGCAGCTGGTGAATTTCTCAACGAGAGATTATTCACTCCTGATGAAGAGGCAGTTGCTGGAGTTAAGACCAAGAGAGGAAAGAAGAGATTGCCTAATACTCCTCTTATTAGAGATCTtgttctcttttttattgagtCAGAGCTGCATGAGCATGGGGCATATCTCGTGGACTCGCTCATTGAGACAAATCAAATGATGAAGGATTGGGAGTGTATGACTGATTTACTCCTTGAGGAAGCTGGACCTGAGGAGGAGGCATTGGACAATCAAAAGGAGACGTCATTGATCGAGTTGATGGTTTGCTGCATCAAGCAAGCAGCTACGGGAGAGGCCCCTGTTGGTCGGGGCCCCAccagaaaaattctctcagctaaagagcaaaaacaagtCTCTGATGACAAGCAGAGGCTCACTGAACACTTCATTGTCAcacttcctcttcttcttgaCAAATATCGTGCTGATCCTGAAAAATTAGCTAATTTACTCGCTATTCCTCAATACTTTGAGCTCGACATTTACGTCAAATCCAGGCAGGAGAGAAACCTTGAGGCACTTCTGGAGAAAGTCAAGGGAATTGTCGAGAAAATGCATGACACTGATGTCTTGGAGACTGCAGCCAGAACACTGGAGTACATGTGTGTGGAGACTCATGCAAAATTTTCACAGTGCGATACTGCAAGAAGAACTCTTATTGATTCAATCGTTAACAAGTTCAAAGAGGCCATTGATGATTACAGAAATCTCATTGATGGTGCTGAAACACCTGACGaggatgaaattttcaatgttgtGCAATCTTTGAAGAAGGTCGCCATTTTTTACAGCTGTCATGATATGAATGGTTGGGATATATGGGACCCTTtgtacaaaaatattgaagatgCTAAGGATCCCCAGAGGAGCTTTCCTGAAGAAGCAACTAAATACTGCATCAGTGGATGTTTCTTCTCCATTCTTTGGGGACAAAATCATTTACTTGAGGCCAATGATCTTGGAACGAGGGGAGAGGATGAGGCCAGAGATCTTTACAGATATTTACATACTTTCATGGATGCTATGAGATATTTTGTAGCTGGTGAGGGTCACAGAATGGCCGTACCTCTTCGTGAAGAAGCCTATAATACCATTTGCGATCTTCTCGTAATGTTTTGCAATCAACTCAATAGCAATCCCAATCCTCTCCTCCACAGACTTGTCTACGAGCCCGATCAGGATATGCAGGACatgttgaataaattcatcCAAGATTACGTGTTCTTCGATGAGGACGAGGAGGATCATGACGAGCACTCGAAGATTGAGGAGCTGCACAAaaggagaaattttttggcTAGCTATTGCAAACTTATTGTCTATAACATGATACCAACAAAATCAGCTGCCGATGTATTCAAGCACTACGTAAGATACTACAATGATTATGGAGATATAATCAAGACCACTCTAGGGAAGGCCAGGGACATAAATAAGGTCAACTGCGCACTCACCATGCAGCTGAGTCTCAATAAACTTTACAACGATGTTATTTTGGAGAAGGGAAGCAGTAGAACTATCGATGACATAACGCCCATCAAAGAATTGGCCAAGAGATTTGCACTTTCGTTTGGGCTCGatgctgtgaaaaataggGAAGCCATTACTGCTCTTCACCGAGCTGGTATTCTATTCGCGATTACACCGCCTGATGGGGAAGAACTCGATCCTACTGGACCACCACCAAATCTTCCTTACTTGGAGATTTTACTAGAGTTCACGAATAAATTACTGAGACAGGATAAAAAAGTGGTACTGACGTTTTTAGATCTTAAACTTCCTGCTGGAATGCCCTCGTCAAGGGGTGAGGATTGGCAGCCCTTGTTGATGTATAGAAATAGCTTGCTGCACGGAGAAACCGATCAGGTACCTGTTACCAGTAAGAGGGCGTATACCAGACGTAAAAAGGATCTGTTAattg AAGAAGATGCTGAGGAAGCTGATGAGGGTTCTGATCATGAATTTATGGG GAATCGATGA
- the LOC135162934 gene encoding cohesin subunit SA-2 isoform X1, producing the protein MMHRRGGKRIRMDDPVPPEYQEPMTPMTPMTDSTDTADNYGGYSTYQAPQTPIHTPISDHLSETYGSPSTSHHQYQDALSNEPQFEQPVTPATPNMRITRNTRARMRGGAVSQPKYREVDTDYIPSQPASKPRGGGGGRGRTKKFIIPATSEDEQSLYFVIKNNRNSLTSIVDDWIEKYKTNRGNALLLLMQFFINASGCKGKITPDMQTSMEHVAIIRRMTEEFDEESGEYPLIMTGQPWKKFRSNFCEFVQILVRQCQYSIIYDQFLMDNVISLLTGLSDSQVRAFRHTATLAAMKLMTALVDVALTVSVNLDNTQRQYESERQKAREKRAADRLESLMSKRKELEENMDEIKNMLTYMFKSVFVHRYRDTLPEIRAICMAEIGVWMKKFHQNFLDDSYLKYIGWTLHDKVGEVRLKCLQALQPLYASEELKAKLELFTSKFKDRIVAMTLDKEYDVAVQAVKLVISILKHHREILTDKDCEHVYELVYSSHRAVAQAAGEFLNERLFTPDEEAVAGVKTKRGKKRLPNTPLIRDLVLFFIESELHEHGAYLVDSLIETNQMMKDWECMTDLLLEEAGPEEEALDNQKETSLIELMVCCIKQAATGEAPVGRGPTRKILSAKEQKQVSDDKQRLTEHFIVTLPLLLDKYRADPEKLANLLAIPQYFELDIYVKSRQERNLEALLEKVKGIVEKMHDTDVLETAARTLEYMCVETHAKFSQCDTARRTLIDSIVNKFKEAIDDYRNLIDGAETPDEDEIFNVVQSLKKVAIFYSCHDMNGWDIWDPLYKNIEDAKDPQRSFPEEATKYCISGCFFSILWGQNHLLEANDLGTRGEDEARDLYRYLHTFMDAMRYFVAGEGHRMAVPLREEAYNTICDLLVMFCNQLNSNPNPLLHRLVYEPDQDMQDMLNKFIQDYVFFDEDEEDHDEHSKIEELHKRRNFLASYCKLIVYNMIPTKSAADVFKHYVRYYNDYGDIIKTTLGKARDINKVNCALTMQLSLNKLYNDVILEKGSSRTIDDITPIKELAKRFALSFGLDAVKNREAITALHRAGILFAITPPDGEELDPTGPPPNLPYLEILLEFTNKLLRQDKKVVLTFLDLKLPAGMPSSRGEDWQPLLMYRNSLLHGETDQVPVTSKRAYTRRKKDLLIEEEDAEEADEGSDHEFMGKQKKKRTTKKISPSGTKTPGRPKALNFFDNGDAQSIPQSPGHMADNSLSPPQDIDNRFKAMQIQGRIRRSQDQSEPRELRRTQRNSGRYVEGQYMESDSE; encoded by the exons ATGATGCATCGACGCGGAGGCAAGAGGATCCGAATGGATGATCCTGTACCACCAGAGTACCAGGAACCAATGACACCGATGACGCCAATGACTGATAGTACGGACACGGCGGATAATTATGGGGGTTATTCAACTTATCAAGCACCACAGACACCAATTCACACTCCGAT CTCAGACCACTTGTCGGAAACTTACGGTTCTCCGAGTACGTCTCACCACCAATACCAGGATGCCCTCTCAAACGAGCCCCAGTTCGAGCAACCAGTGACTCCAGCTACCCCCAACATGAGAATAACCAGAAATACTCGTGCCAGAATGCGTGGAGGTGCAGTCAGCCAACCAAAATATCGAGAAGTTGACACGGACTACATTCCTTCTCAGCCAGCTTCAAAGCCTCGAGGAGGTGGAGGTGGTCGAGGTCGtactaaaaaatttatcattcctGCGACATCTGAGGATGAACAGAGCCTTTATTTCGTCATCAAGAATAATCGCAACTCCCTCACGAGTATTGTTGACGATTGGATTGAAAAGTACAAGACAAATCGTGGCAATGCACTTCTCCTTCTGATGCAATTCTTCATAAATGCTAGTGGCTGCAAGGGAAAAATCACTCCGGATATGCAGACGTCGATGGAGCACGTGGCGATTATTCGTCGAATGACTGAAGAATTCGACGAAGAAAGTGGAGAATATCCTCTCATTATGACTGGACAACCGTGGAAAAAATTTCGTTcaaatttttgtgaatttgTGCAAATTCTGGTGCGACAATGCCAGTACTCCATAATCTATGATCAGTTCCTTATGGACAATGTCATTTCTTTACTGACCGGTTTATCAGATTCTCAAGTTCGAGCATTTCGTCACACAGCCACACTAGCTGCTATGAAACTTATGACAGCTCTAGTAGACGTGGCCCTCACGGTGTCGGTCAATTTGGACAATACCCAGAGGCAGTATGAGTCGGAGAGGCAGAAGGCTAGAGAGAAGAGAGCAGCTGATAGACTGGAATCTCTCATGTCCAAGCGCAAAGAACTCGAGGAGAACATGGACGAAATAAAGAACATGTTGACATACATGTTCAAATCAGTATTCGTTCATAGGTATAGAGATACACTCCCTGAGATTCGGGCAATCTGTATGGCGGAGATTGGCGTGTGGATGAAGAAATTTCATCAGAATTTTCTGGACGACTCTTATTTAAAGTACATTGGCTGGACACTTCACGATAAAGTTGGTGAGGTCAGGCTAAAATGCCTACAGGCACTGCAGCCACTCTATGCATCTGAGGAACTCAAAGCTAAGCTCGAGCTTTTCACAAGTAAATTCAAGGATAGAATAGTGGCTATGACCCTCGATAAAGAGTACGACGTAGCAGTTCAGGCTGTTAAACTTGTGATATCAATTTTGAAGCATCATCGAGAAATTTTAACTGATAAAGACTGTGAGCATGTCTACGAGCTTGTTTATTCCTCTCACAGAGCAGTTGCCCAAGCAGCTGGTGAATTTCTCAACGAGAGATTATTCACTCCTGATGAAGAGGCAGTTGCTGGAGTTAAGACCAAGAGAGGAAAGAAGAGATTGCCTAATACTCCTCTTATTAGAGATCTtgttctcttttttattgagtCAGAGCTGCATGAGCATGGGGCATATCTCGTGGACTCGCTCATTGAGACAAATCAAATGATGAAGGATTGGGAGTGTATGACTGATTTACTCCTTGAGGAAGCTGGACCTGAGGAGGAGGCATTGGACAATCAAAAGGAGACGTCATTGATCGAGTTGATGGTTTGCTGCATCAAGCAAGCAGCTACGGGAGAGGCCCCTGTTGGTCGGGGCCCCAccagaaaaattctctcagctaaagagcaaaaacaagtCTCTGATGACAAGCAGAGGCTCACTGAACACTTCATTGTCAcacttcctcttcttcttgaCAAATATCGTGCTGATCCTGAAAAATTAGCTAATTTACTCGCTATTCCTCAATACTTTGAGCTCGACATTTACGTCAAATCCAGGCAGGAGAGAAACCTTGAGGCACTTCTGGAGAAAGTCAAGGGAATTGTCGAGAAAATGCATGACACTGATGTCTTGGAGACTGCAGCCAGAACACTGGAGTACATGTGTGTGGAGACTCATGCAAAATTTTCACAGTGCGATACTGCAAGAAGAACTCTTATTGATTCAATCGTTAACAAGTTCAAAGAGGCCATTGATGATTACAGAAATCTCATTGATGGTGCTGAAACACCTGACGaggatgaaattttcaatgttgtGCAATCTTTGAAGAAGGTCGCCATTTTTTACAGCTGTCATGATATGAATGGTTGGGATATATGGGACCCTTtgtacaaaaatattgaagatgCTAAGGATCCCCAGAGGAGCTTTCCTGAAGAAGCAACTAAATACTGCATCAGTGGATGTTTCTTCTCCATTCTTTGGGGACAAAATCATTTACTTGAGGCCAATGATCTTGGAACGAGGGGAGAGGATGAGGCCAGAGATCTTTACAGATATTTACATACTTTCATGGATGCTATGAGATATTTTGTAGCTGGTGAGGGTCACAGAATGGCCGTACCTCTTCGTGAAGAAGCCTATAATACCATTTGCGATCTTCTCGTAATGTTTTGCAATCAACTCAATAGCAATCCCAATCCTCTCCTCCACAGACTTGTCTACGAGCCCGATCAGGATATGCAGGACatgttgaataaattcatcCAAGATTACGTGTTCTTCGATGAGGACGAGGAGGATCATGACGAGCACTCGAAGATTGAGGAGCTGCACAAaaggagaaattttttggcTAGCTATTGCAAACTTATTGTCTATAACATGATACCAACAAAATCAGCTGCCGATGTATTCAAGCACTACGTAAGATACTACAATGATTATGGAGATATAATCAAGACCACTCTAGGGAAGGCCAGGGACATAAATAAGGTCAACTGCGCACTCACCATGCAGCTGAGTCTCAATAAACTTTACAACGATGTTATTTTGGAGAAGGGAAGCAGTAGAACTATCGATGACATAACGCCCATCAAAGAATTGGCCAAGAGATTTGCACTTTCGTTTGGGCTCGatgctgtgaaaaataggGAAGCCATTACTGCTCTTCACCGAGCTGGTATTCTATTCGCGATTACACCGCCTGATGGGGAAGAACTCGATCCTACTGGACCACCACCAAATCTTCCTTACTTGGAGATTTTACTAGAGTTCACGAATAAATTACTGAGACAGGATAAAAAAGTGGTACTGACGTTTTTAGATCTTAAACTTCCTGCTGGAATGCCCTCGTCAAGGGGTGAGGATTGGCAGCCCTTGTTGATGTATAGAAATAGCTTGCTGCACGGAGAAACCGATCAGGTACCTGTTACCAGTAAGAGGGCGTATACCAGACGTAAAAAGGATCTGTTAattg AAGAAGAAGATGCTGAGGAAGCTGATGAGGGTTCTGATCATGAATTTATGGG TAAGCAGAAGAAGAAaagaacaacgaaaaaaatatc TCCAAGTGGAACAAAAACCCCAGGGCGCCCCAAagccttgaatttttttgacaacGGTGATGCTCAGAGCATTCCCCAATCCCCTGGACATATGGCTGATAACTCACTGAGTCCACCACAAGATATTGATAACAGATTTAAAGCAATGCAGATTCAAGGAAGAAT TCGTCGAAGTCAGGATCAGTCAGAGCCTAGGGAGCTCAGAAGAACACAAAGAAATTCTGGAAGATATGTTGAAGGACAATACATG GAGTCCGATTCAGAATAA